A window of Sodalis praecaptivus genomic DNA:
CCTCCACCGCGCCCGCTTTCGGGTCGGTAGCCTTTTCCAGCGCCCGCAGACGGGCAGCAATACGCTGCAACATCGTGCCGACGCCACATTTCGGATCGAATCCCTTCGCCTGTTCCAGCAGGGTCAGAGACTGGCGTAAGACGTCCCTGTCTTCTATTGCCGCCGCGCGTGGCTCTCCGTGCTCATCACGCAGCAGGTGCAGGCCGGCAAACTTCAGGTATTTGGCCTTTATGACCTCATACACATTCCAGTTCTGCAGGACGTTATCGCGCGTGCGGCTAAAATACGGCTCAACGTCATGCCCCTGCGCGGCTTCCGTTTCCGCCCAGGCCAACACCGTATCCGCCACAAATACCGGGAACGAACTGCTAAACGCGACCGGGGTTTCCTGTCCCCTGGCGATCGCCTCGTCCGCCCAGTCCAGCGCCTGGTCATACTGGCCGGTATCGAACAGCCAGATAACACACCAGACAAAAATCCGGTTTTGATGCACGCTTTCACCTTCCAGCCAGGTTTGCGCCGTGGGCAACCAACGCGGCAGCAACACGTCACGTTTGTAATCAATGCGCGCCGCACGGCTCTCCATCGCCGCCGCCGTGGCCAAATCCTTATCCAGCGCAGTGAGCTGGATATGCAGGCTGGTCTCGACACCGAGCGCCTGCTGCGCTTGCAACTGACGTTCAGCTTGTATGCGCGCACTGTGCCGCTGGCATGGTGAAAGGCTCATAGCTCCCCCTGGCTTATTCCCCGGCCGGTGGCGTCACAGGCGCCCCGATGGTGACCGCACTTTCATCAAACGCGGCGTACAGCTCCAGGTACTCAACCGCATAACCTTCGTTACGCAGGTATTTGTTTTCGTACTGTTTACGGTCTTCTACAAACTCCGCATTACGCTGACGCGTGCCGCGCTGGGTGTAGATATGCAGGTTCGGCAGCGTGGTGACGATCATGCGTTTACCCGGCATAAACGGCGGGACGTAGGCCGTGCGGCCGGCGATACTGTCAGACAGCAGCTGCGCGGCGATTTTCTCCGTCGGCTTATCCGCTTTCTGGTAGAGGCGGAAAGACTCGGCAGCCACAAGGTCAGCGCCGGCCAGAACGACAAGACGCGGGTCATTACGGTACTGAGCCGGGATTTTTGTGTTGATAAGATCGGAAGCCATCGCGTCAAGTGACACATAATCACCTTTGCCGTCGCCATCAAGCACAACCGCGTCGTCGATAATCTGCTGCCCATCCTTCCACTCTTTGACGATTTGGTGCCAGCCCTTATTCACATCTTCGCCGTTCGGGTTCTTTTTGGGGTCCGTGGTTTCCGCAATAGACTGACCGTTAAAGCCGATTCGCAGCATATCCAGCGCAAATGACTGGTTGGTAAATTCCTGCACGCGCTGGAAGAACTCATCTTCATCGCCGGCATTCGCCCAGACAGAAAGCTGTTGCCAGGTCAGTGCTGCACAGGAATCGGTTTCAACCAGCTTGTAGTCATTGCCGCTCACGCCCACTTTCTTACGGAAGCGGCCATCCCGCACGCGTCCTGTATACAGATCAGAACTGCCAACCGGCACGACCTGCCCCTGTAACTGGTCAACATCAGCTACGGTTATCAGATTCAGGAAATCAGTCTGTTCCATCAATGCATTGCGCAGCTGGGTTTCTTTCGGGTCGGTCAGCGCAAACCAGCGGTCGCTATCGGTAGCACCATAGGATTCACGCAGCCCGGTGTGGTAATGACGAAGAAATTCACGGGCCTTCGTATTCAATTGCATATTCATTTTCCTCAGAGAAAAACGGCCTCATCCCTTACAGGAAGTTGAAGCCTTTTTTGCCCTTGCTGAATTTCTTCGCCGGCAGCTGCGTGATTTTGGCATTCAGCTTGCTGAAGTTTTTCACCAGCTCCGGCAGGTTCCCGACCAGTCGTGCGAAATCTTCGGTATCGACGATATCTTTCACGGTATCGACATCCTCTTGCACGTCTTCTACAGCCTGTTCTGTCTCTGACTGCGCCCCTTCCAGCTTTGCCACGCGATCTTCCAGCGCGGCCAGCGCATCGGCCAGCGCCTGTAACGCGTCAGCCGGTACCGGCTCAGGTGTCGTAGTTTGTTCCGGCTCGTCTATACTAAAAAAATGACGCCAGCCTTTTTTCGCTTTAGACATTCCCTTTTCCCTTTTAAATTCCCTGATTTCATCAAACGCTAACGGTTTATAGGGTCCGATGCGTTTACCTTTGCTGCGGCTGAAACGTAGCCGTGTCGTACTCACCCCGGCCGGGCTATCCGTCACCGCCAACCCTTCCAGGTAGGTTTTGCCGGTTCCTCTAAAATTGCCGTCCGGGGTAAATTCCGGCGATAAAAATAAAAGCTGGCCGTCTGCATTTGCCTTGAGCAATGAAATGCCCGGACAAAGGCGAGCATATAACCGAAGAATATTCTCGTCATCGCGTTCAGCTTTTAATTCCAGCACCTCCCCCATATTGCCATAATTGCGCGAATGCTCGGGCCATAACAGCGCGGTATATAATAAAGGATCATATAATGCGGCCGCATCGATTAACCATTGTTCTTCAATGCTCCGCTTATCTACCGTTTCCCCTGCCGTAGCAATACAAATCCAATTTGTTGCCAGTTGAGAACCTGACATAAAGCCCCCTCTTTTGCTGCCAAGGTAGTATTCACAATAATCACCGCCCGCGCATGCACTTTAATTCGGATATCTGCTGTTAGCCGAACACATCCGAATTAAAGAGGCATTACATAACGAAACGGCAGGGCATAATGCGCGCATGGCTAAATATTCTGAAGAATTGAAAGGCGTAGCGCGGGCGCTTTATTTAAAACGTTATACCCCGCAGGAAATCGCCAGCGAGCTTAATCTGCCCAATCGACGCATCGTCTATTATTGGGCGGAGAAATACCGTTGGTCTGAACTGCTCTCACATGAATCCACTGAAGAGGCGCTGAACCGTCGCATTCAAACGTTGACCCTGCGTGAGGGCAAAGCAGAAATGGAATTACGCGAGCTGGACAGCCTGGTGGCCCATCTGGTTAAGCTGCGCGCTCAGCACAATAAACATCAGGAAAAGCTGGCAGAAGCGCGCTATACGCATAGCGAGACATCATTAAACGGGACAGGTAAAGACGATAAACCGCGCAAGCGCGGCAAATACAAAAAAAACGATATCAGCGGACTGAAACAGGCGGATTTTGATACCTGGGCGGATGAACATCTTTTTGGCTACCAGAAGCATTTGCGCGTCAATATCAGTCAGCAGGTGCGCAACATCCTCAAAAGCCGGCAAATCGGCGCAACATGGTATTTTGCCTTTGAAGCGTTTGAAAACGCGGTTTTGACCGGCGACCCGCAAATATTTCTTTCGGCGTCACGTCAGCAAGCAG
This region includes:
- a CDS encoding GPO family capsid scaffolding protein encodes the protein MSGSQLATNWICIATAGETVDKRSIEEQWLIDAAALYDPLLYTALLWPEHSRNYGNMGEVLELKAERDDENILRLYARLCPGISLLKANADGQLLFLSPEFTPDGNFRGTGKTYLEGLAVTDSPAGVSTTRLRFSRSKGKRIGPYKPLAFDEIREFKREKGMSKAKKGWRHFFSIDEPEQTTTPEPVPADALQALADALAALEDRVAKLEGAQSETEQAVEDVQEDVDTVKDIVDTEDFARLVGNLPELVKNFSKLNAKITQLPAKKFSKGKKGFNFL
- the gpM gene encoding phage terminase small subunit, giving the protein MSLSPCQRHSARIQAERQLQAQQALGVETSLHIQLTALDKDLATAAAMESRAARIDYKRDVLLPRWLPTAQTWLEGESVHQNRIFVWCVIWLFDTGQYDQALDWADEAIARGQETPVAFSSSFPVFVADTVLAWAETEAAQGHDVEPYFSRTRDNVLQNWNVYEVIKAKYLKFAGLHLLRDEHGEPRAAAIEDRDVLRQSLTLLEQAKGFDPKCGVGTMLQRIAARLRALEKATDPKAGAVEGNA
- a CDS encoding phage major capsid protein, P2 family, whose protein sequence is MQLNTKAREFLRHYHTGLRESYGATDSDRWFALTDPKETQLRNALMEQTDFLNLITVADVDQLQGQVVPVGSSDLYTGRVRDGRFRKKVGVSGNDYKLVETDSCAALTWQQLSVWANAGDEDEFFQRVQEFTNQSFALDMLRIGFNGQSIAETTDPKKNPNGEDVNKGWHQIVKEWKDGQQIIDDAVVLDGDGKGDYVSLDAMASDLINTKIPAQYRNDPRLVVLAGADLVAAESFRLYQKADKPTEKIAAQLLSDSIAGRTAYVPPFMPGKRMIVTTLPNLHIYTQRGTRQRNAEFVEDRKQYENKYLRNEGYAVEYLELYAAFDESAVTIGAPVTPPAGE